Proteins encoded in a region of the Marinobacter arenosus genome:
- a CDS encoding winged helix-turn-helix domain-containing protein translates to MKALVIEDDQDVANYLVKGLRESDFVVDHAADGKDGMLMAASEDYDIMIVDRMLPGMDGLSIIKTVRATGNQVPVLILSALGDVDDRVEGLRGGGDDYLTKPFSFTELLARIESLVRRNRQTAETETVLRVADLEMDLLARTVKRAGHNIDVQPREFRLLEYLMRNAGQVVTRTMLLEKVWDYHFDPQTNVIDVHISRLRAKIDKEFDTPLLQTIRGAGYMLRETA, encoded by the coding sequence GTGAAAGCACTGGTAATCGAAGACGATCAGGATGTAGCAAATTATCTGGTGAAAGGGCTGAGAGAGTCAGACTTCGTCGTGGATCATGCGGCCGACGGGAAAGACGGCATGCTCATGGCCGCCAGTGAGGACTACGACATCATGATTGTCGATCGCATGCTCCCGGGCATGGACGGCCTGTCCATTATCAAAACCGTGCGGGCGACGGGTAACCAGGTGCCGGTCTTGATCCTCAGTGCGCTGGGTGACGTCGACGACCGGGTTGAAGGTTTGCGCGGCGGTGGTGACGACTACCTGACCAAGCCGTTCTCGTTCACCGAATTACTGGCCCGGATTGAATCCCTGGTGCGCCGTAACCGGCAGACCGCCGAAACCGAAACGGTGCTGCGGGTCGCCGATCTGGAGATGGATCTGCTGGCGCGCACGGTCAAGCGAGCCGGCCACAACATCGATGTCCAGCCCCGGGAATTTCGCCTTCTTGAATACCTGATGCGCAATGCGGGACAGGTCGTCACCCGTACGATGCTGCTTGAAAAGGTGTGGGACTATCACTTCGATCCCCAGACCAACGTGATCGACGTGCACATCAGCCGCCTGCGGGCGAAGATCGATAAGGAATTCGATACACCCTTACTGCAAACCATTCGGGGTGCAGGGTA
- the hyi gene encoding hydroxypyruvate isomerase, translated as MPRFAANLSMLFTEVDFTERFARARAAGFDGVEYLFPYAYPKDLLGRVLRDNELTQVLFNLPPGQWDAGERGIACLPDRVDEFRAGVDQAVEYARALGCRQLNCLAGLKPASVPDDVAWQTLVDNVAFAAERLAAEDITLCLEAINSRVDMPGFVLDTSGKVLALIEDVDADNVRLQYDLYHMQIMEGDLIRSMECLLPWIGHIQFADNPGRHEPGTGEINFSNVFEAIDSMGYEGWVSAEYRPSGETGDSLGWFSGGSRPSP; from the coding sequence ATGCCTCGCTTTGCCGCCAACCTGTCGATGTTGTTCACGGAAGTGGATTTTACCGAACGTTTTGCCCGTGCCCGCGCCGCCGGTTTTGACGGCGTTGAGTACCTGTTCCCTTACGCCTATCCCAAGGATCTGCTGGGGCGGGTCCTGCGCGACAACGAGCTCACCCAGGTGCTGTTCAATCTGCCGCCGGGACAGTGGGACGCCGGTGAGCGGGGCATCGCCTGTTTACCGGACCGGGTGGACGAATTCCGCGCCGGCGTGGATCAGGCTGTCGAGTACGCCAGGGCGCTGGGTTGCAGGCAGTTGAACTGTCTTGCCGGGCTGAAGCCGGCGTCGGTGCCCGACGATGTGGCGTGGCAGACGCTGGTCGACAACGTGGCGTTCGCTGCGGAAAGGCTTGCGGCCGAGGACATCACCTTGTGTCTCGAGGCCATCAACTCGCGGGTGGATATGCCCGGGTTTGTTCTGGACACCTCGGGCAAGGTGCTCGCGCTGATCGAAGACGTCGATGCCGACAACGTCCGCCTGCAGTACGACCTTTACCATATGCAGATCATGGAAGGGGACCTGATACGTTCAATGGAATGCCTGTTACCATGGATCGGGCACATTCAGTTTGCCGATAATCCCGGCCGACATGAGCCGGGAACGGGCGAGATTAACTTTTCGAATGTTTTCGAGGCAATCGACAGCATGGGTTATGAAGGCTGGGTAAGCGCGGAATACCGGCCTTCGGGGGAGACTGGCGACAGTCTGGGATGGTTTTCCGGAGGGTCTCGACCGTCGCCATAG
- a CDS encoding NAD(P)-dependent oxidoreductase — protein MTSARPHIAFLGIGLMGAPMTRNLLDAGFPMTLWNRTASKCESFSGDAEIANSPVEAVRDADVVITMLENSDVVEQVLVERGTLSALKPGALLIDMSSVQPSLARRHAELAGKQGAGYIDAPVSGGTLGAAEARLSIMAGGSEADLARAEPVFAVLGTCTRIGPVGAGQLAKLANQAIVGITIGAVSEALLLAAKGGADPAAVREALMGGFAGSRILELHGQRMLDRNFSPGAPARIQLKDMRMILDEARAEGLTLPLSQQVHNEYLSLIANGHSDVDHSGLLLELEHLNGSRLGSLGRGPKE, from the coding sequence CATGACTCGCAATCTGCTGGATGCCGGATTCCCGATGACGCTCTGGAACCGCACTGCCAGCAAATGTGAGTCGTTCTCCGGTGACGCCGAGATTGCCAACTCACCGGTCGAGGCGGTGCGCGATGCGGACGTGGTAATTACCATGCTGGAGAACAGCGATGTCGTGGAGCAGGTGCTGGTGGAGCGGGGCACGCTGAGCGCGCTCAAGCCGGGCGCGTTGCTGATTGACATGAGCTCGGTTCAGCCTTCCCTGGCCCGTCGCCATGCCGAACTCGCCGGCAAGCAGGGGGCCGGCTACATTGATGCCCCGGTCTCCGGTGGCACTTTGGGCGCGGCCGAGGCCCGCCTGAGTATCATGGCCGGAGGTTCCGAGGCGGACCTTGCCCGTGCGGAACCGGTCTTTGCGGTATTGGGTACCTGCACGAGAATCGGGCCGGTTGGGGCAGGCCAGTTGGCGAAGTTGGCCAACCAGGCCATTGTGGGCATCACCATCGGCGCGGTCTCGGAAGCGCTGCTGCTCGCCGCCAAGGGCGGCGCCGATCCGGCGGCCGTCCGGGAGGCCCTGATGGGCGGCTTCGCCGGCAGCCGGATTCTGGAGTTGCACGGGCAGAGGATGCTGGACCGGAATTTTTCGCCGGGTGCGCCGGCCCGAATCCAGCTCAAGGACATGCGCATGATCCTGGACGAAGCCCGTGCGGAGGGGCTGACGTTGCCGCTGTCCCAGCAGGTCCACAATGAATACCTGTCGCTGATCGCCAACGGGCACAGTGACGTTGACCACAGCGGCCTGCTGCTGGAACTGGAGCATCTGAATGGATCGCGTCTGGGTTCCCTGGGCCGCGGTCCGAAGGAGTAA